The genomic window CCGTACATCCCCATGTTGCCGAATTCCTTGAACGCTTCAAGGGGGAATTCCGATTTTTCATCGCGTTCAACAACACCGGGAGCCAATCGTTTTTGTGTGAATTCACGAACCTGATTTACGATTTCCTGTTCTTGTGCACTGAGTTCAAAATCCATTCTGCATCTCTCCTCTTAATTCAAAATATAAAATTTACCCTTAGAAACTTTTCGCAATAAGAAATATTACACTTGCATAATATCATAGGTAAAATGCAGCAGTCAATACATATGTATTAATAGTATGATAGAAAAATTTTAATGAAAAAAACGCAACCCCTTATCAGAGGTTGCGTTTTTTATGCTTAAATACTATTTGTATTAATATCTATTTTTCCAAACTCTTTATTAGCTGCGATAAACAGATCGACGGCATCATAACGATTTATCTGCGGAACGAGAAAGCGTTTAGCCAAACTTTGTTTTTCTTCATGTACGGCTGAATTAACATATCTCATAAGTTTCACTCCTTCTATCGTTTTTTTATATTTGTATAAAGGATATTTCGTATTAAGAAATATCCTGGTTAAATAATATCATGAGTAGTCGACTATGTCAATAGATTTCTCATACAGTATCTCCATTAACTTTCTAGATACACAAAAGGCTTTCCCGCAGGAAAGCCTTTTATATCCCTTATTCCGCCTTAAAAGAAACGGCCGCATTGCCGACACGACTAAGCAACTCAACCAATTTCTCACGATCTTCAACAGAAAAATCTTTTAATACGTCATCATTCAATTCTTCAATACACTGCAATACTGCATCCTTGATCTTTAATCCTTCCGGCGTCACTTCAACGCGAATACTCCTTCTGTTATTCGGATCCAACACCCGATCGATCAGCCCCCGCTTCTGCATTCTGTCCAGAACGCCGGATATGGTTGAGTTTTCCACACGCAGGTTCTGCGCGATTTCTTTAGGAGTTAACGAACCATCACGCCAAAGACAGGCCAACACGCCGTATTGTCCCGGCGTGATACCGAAATGCGACAAATTTTCCGAGAAGGTTAAGAAAACTTCATGCTGCGCCACTGTCAGCAGAAAGTTTATACATTGATTATAGTCCACGACTCTCGTCCTTCCTCTAAGTAAGATAAAATATTCACGTACTTTTATATAGTTTATCATAAATAAAGGAAGATTACCAGAAAAGCCGCTCTTTCCGCATAACCTCGTTTTTCCTATAAACGGACTTTTTTATTTTCCCTTATTCCCAGCGCTCGGCCGTTGACACAGTCCCGCACGCCCTGTCCGTTGCAGAAAGAAATAATATTGGCCGCCGTTCCGTTTCCCTTAGCCGCCCATGACTGCCGCGTCATGCCGCCGATATGAGGCGTAATAATGACATTGTCCATTTGGTACAACGCATGCTGCGGCGGCAGCGGTTCGATGTCAATGACGTCAAGTGCCGCCTTGGCAATTTCCCCCGTCCTGAGGGCTTCCGTCAAGGCCGTCGTATCAACGGTATCCCCGCGGCCGATGTTCAGAAAGAGTGCGCTGTCCTTCATTTTTCGAAAAGCTGCTCTATCGACGAAATGTTTCGTTTCCGCCGTCAACGGCAAGACATCGGCAACGATATCGGCCGCTTTGTACAGCTCATCTGTCGTGACCCAAGTCATACCGGCCGATTCTGCCGCTTCATGGCGGCGTCGATTATGATAAAGAACGGTCATGCCGCACCCTTGCGCCAACTCGGCCAGCCGAAGCCCGATATGTCCCAGTCCCAGGATGCCCATAACGGAACCGCCGACAGTCTGTCCGAAGAGGAACGGCGCCGCCCCGCGGCGCTGCCAGCCGCCGCTCTTGGCATAAGCGCAGTTCTGCGGCAAATTGCGATATGCGGCGAAAACCAACGCCATGCCCAATTCGGCAACAGCTTCCGTACCGATAGACGCCGTATTACAAAAGGGGATCCCCAACGCGGTACAAGCGTCTACGTCAACATTTTCATAGCCGACAAAGGGCTGTATGACAAGGCCCAGCCTTTCTCCTGCCGACAGTATCTCCCTTGTAATCACGCTTTGATAGGCAACGATAAGTATCTGCGCATCGCTGATCTTGCTTTTCAACTCTTCCGCTGTAAAATGCAGTCCCTTTTCCGGCTTTCTGATCTCAAACCTGCCATCCCGTTCCAATGGCGGTAATACGTGTTTATTGATCGGACCGCTTATTAGGACGATCGTTTTATCTGTCATATATCCCCTCTTCTTCCCTGAAATCGGACAACGCCATGCTTTCGCACCGAAAAAAACAGTTCCCCTGCTTCGGTGGACGACGGCCCTTATCTGCGGCTCCTCGCAGTCAGAAAATCAATGGTAATCTTGTAAACGCCCGTTGCCGCTGCAGCCTTCTCGATATAGCGGGCGCCTTCTTCCCGAAAAGCGGGACTGTATTTTGCGACAAACAACTGCAATGCTTTTCGTTTTTCTTCTCCTTCTATCCGCGTTGCCCGTCCGAAAACGATCACGCTGCTATAGTTCGTACTGAAAGCAGCCGGTAATACCTCCGTTGCTCCGACAACGGTAAATGACACCGTTTCATGAGCTTCCATATTGCGTGACCGCAGCCCCCTCGCCGCGGCGCCGTGCAGGTAGATGGCCTTGCCGTCTGTAACGTAACTCATAGGTACGCCGTAAGGATATTTGTCTCCCTGCGTCGACAGAACGCCGTATTCGCCGTCCCGTAAAATAGCCATTCCTTCTTCAGCAGATAATTCTCTATCTTTTCTGCGCATGATTATCGCCCCTTCGCCGCTTTGGCGCGAACCAATTCGATCGCTTCCTTGCCGCTCAGTTTCTCAACAGTCATCGCCAAAATCGTCACTGCCGCCAGCGATTTCTCGACAGACTGCATCACCCGTACCGGGTCAGACGGCAAATATTTCGCGCCGAGCAGCTTAAGTGCCGCAACTTTTGCCGCCTCATCGGTTACCGCATATATTTCTCCAAAGGCAATGGCGCTGCGAAAATAGGTCGTTAATTCTTCCGGAACGATCTGATCCTGATCAATGACACAGAAGGAAACCTTCTGATGGTGAGCAATAGCCTCCAGCTTATGGCCGGATGTAGCCGAATGAAAAAAAATCCGCTTTTCCGCACGGTTATAGACATAGCTGAGCGGTACGGCATAGGTATATCCGTCCTGATCAAGAAGCGCCAGCACACCGGCAGTGCCGCGCTCCATTACGGCAACCGTTTCCGCCTCACTCAACAGTTGCCGCTTCCTTCTCATTTCTCTGAACATGTTGTCGCCCCCTCATCACACCGTACACGCAACGCTATATATCCAAATCAAATATCTTCCCCGGATTCAGAATATAATTGGGATCCAATGCGCGCTTAACCGCTTTCATCATATCCAGTTCATCGGGGTTTGTAAATGCTTTCATCAAGTGTTTGCGTTTAAAGCCGATGCCGTGTTCGCCGGAAAGTCGACCGCCAAGACGATATATGGCGGTATACAGTTCTTGCTGATTCTTTTCAACCTGTTCGTTCCATTGGTCGTAGCTTAATTCTTCATTTTTCAGGATATTTAAATGAATATTGCCGTCACCGACATGACTGGCGATCCGCGTTATCAGACCGTATTTCCGCGCCAGCTTCAAGATCGTTGCCAGCAGCGCCGGTTCCTGATCGACAGGCACCACAACATCTTCTTTGCAAACGTTCCGGCTTTCGGCGCGGACGGCTTCGGCAAAGGCTTTGCGCGCCTTCCAGATACGGGCCGAATCGGCAACGAGAACAGCCGAAGCCCCGTTTTCACTGCAGAGCGCATCAAGGAAAAGAGCCTTGTCATCCAAGTCGTCTTCATCTTTCCCTTCCACTTCAATGATCAGATAATTTCCCTGCGCACTCCCCTGCAGCGGTTCCCCGAGAAAGCGCTCCACCGACTTGATTGTAATATTGTCCATAAATTCCACACATGTCGGCGTTATCCCTGCTTTATCAATTTTGCTGACAATGCCGATAGCAGCATCGACGCTGTCGAAAACCGCCAAGATATCGAGCGTATATTTCGGCTTCGGCAACAGCTTGAGCGTAGCCTTCGTGATAATTCCCAGAGTCCCTTCCGAACCGATGATCAGCTGATCGAGGCAGTAACCGGTCGACTGCTTCTTCAAACGGGCGCCGAGCTCCACGATCTTCCCCAAGGGGGTCACGACTTCAACGGCATATACCTGATGACGCGTCGTGCCGTATTTTACAGCCCGATTGCCGCCGGCGTTCGTTGCAATATTGCCGCCGATCTGGCAAGAGTCGCCACTACAGGGATCGCCGGCATAAAAGAGTCCTTTTTCCTCAGCAGCGCGCTGCAAATCGGCTGTACGCACGCCGGGCTGAACAACGGCATACAACGCGTCCTCATTGATCTCTTCAATGGCATTCATCTTCTCCAGGGACAAAACGATGCCGCCGCAACTGGGAACGGCGCCGCACGCCAGCCCCGTACCTGCGCCGCGCGGCACGATAGGGAAATGATGCTCATTGGCTAAGATGACAACTGCCGCCACTTCTTCCGTCGTCTGCGGAAACACCACCGCCTCCGGCAAATGATGGTACGCCGGATCCGTAACCTCATCGTGCCCGTAAGGCTGCATCGCCTCAACGTCGGTCCAGACATTCTTCTCTCCGACAATAGTCCGGAGCTGCGCCGCAATATTTTCAGTTACCTTAGTATAGTTCATTTCCTTCACTCCCATATGCAGAAACCCACTTCTGCTATTTACCCATTTACATGCTATCATTGTATCAATTTCCGCATAAAAGATAAAGCAGCGGAAAACAGACGGCGGCAACGTAAATCCTCTGTTATCGCTCCGATCACCATTCCGTTCTTTTTTCTCCCGTCCTTAAAGCGATCTTTTTCGGCAAAACGATTTTTTGCTCGCCAAGAATACACGTTATTTCTTTGAAAATACGCTGACGCACTGACTTTAATCCGTTACGGGCCTTGAGACTACACGTATGACAAAAGGAGAGGCCTCTTCAGCCTCTCCCAAAATGATGCTATCTCGTATCTATCTTCTGCCATACAGCGCTATTGGCGACGGTCGCCTTGATTCTTGTGCAGCATAATATCCAGCACTTCATCATCTGTCTGCTGCATCCCCTTGGACGCCAGGAGTCCGATATTGCGAATCGATTCCTCCACATCATTGGCAACGAGTCCGTCGTCGCCGCTGACACGCGTCCCGTTCAACGCTAATACCGTCGCCTTATAAGCCGCACTGACAGCCGTTGATACCTTCATAGAGCAGCTGTTGGCAGCGCCGTCACAGATCATTCCCGCAACGTCGCCGGTCATCGAGCAGATAACCTGGCCGATCCGCTCCAGCCCATGTTCCCTGTCGAGCAACCAGGCCATTCCGGCTGCAGCCCCCATGGCGGCTGTAACGGTAGCACAAAAAGCGGAAAGCTTCGGCAAGTACCCGTGAATATAAATCGCCGTCATGCTCGCCAAAATCAGCGCGCGAAGCCGCGTTTCCTCATCGGCATGAAGATAATCGGCGACAACGGTAACCGGTTCCGTCACGGCTATTCCCTGATTCCCTGATCCCGAATTCGTCATGGCCGGATACGCAGCACCGCCCATGCGGGCGTCAGAGGCCGCCACCGTGCGAATCAGGATCTCATTCTGCAAATCTTTCCCCGTCATACCCGACTCCTGAGCATCCTGCAACGTACGTCCTATCTTCAATCCGTACTTGCCGGTCAACCCTTCCTTCGAAAGCGCGTCATTCAGGTCCTCCGCTTCTTTGATAAAACGGATCTCTTCAAGCGGCGCCTGTTCGGCAAAAGCAAGTATTTCCTTTACGGAAAGCGTATGAAGAAAGGCCTTTTTGTCGTCACCTTCGCCGTTATCTTGCGCCGCTGCCGAAAAAATAACTTCGCCGTCTTTTTCAATAGAAAGGATATTCGTATGATCATCGACGATAACGGCTTTAACATAATGCTTTTCACCGTACACGCAAGCTTCGGCATAAAGGACGTGATCCGTTTCCTTATTGACTCCGACGGTAACCGCGCCGTTATCAACCATCATCATGCCCTGCTCCACAACGCTTGCGGACAACTGCCGCAGAACCTGAAGGCCGGCGTCGGCATCGCCGCCGAGAGCCCCGACAGCAGCGGCGATCACGAGCCCGGGACGCCCCGTACCGGGAACCATGACGCCCATGCCGTTCTTCATCAAATTGGCCGAAACACGAGCTTTTACGGAAATAACGTCTTCGCCCAAATAACGGGCCGCCGTTGCCGCCGCAAAGGCTAACGAGATCGGTTCCGTACACCCCGTTGCCGGTACGACATCGCTTTTGATGACAGCAATCATCTTCTGCCACCGTTCATTCGTCATCATTGCACATTCCTCCTCCAGCGTAATCATTATCCATTTTTTACAGTATTGATATATCGGTACACCGTCGGCTCAGAAACGCCAAGCCTCTTTGCCAACGCTCCAATCCCGCCTTTCAATAAAAACAATCCATTGTCATATAAATTTTTTACTACTGCCAGTCGTTCTTTTTGTGAAAACCGTTTCGGATCAACAGCATACTGCATGAGTTCTTTACTAATAATGCTATCAATTGTTTCATCTGCAGTCTGAGACAGATTTTCCGATATTACGGTTAAAAGATTGTTCTCACTTGCCGAATGAATGACCATTTTGCTTTGTTTGTCCCTTTTCAACAGAAATGCATTATCCAACGCATCTCTCACTCGCAAATATTCCTGAAGATTATAATTAATACAAAGAACACCAAGTACCTTCCCGGCATCGTCATGAATAAAATAAGACGACGATCGCAAAATCTGTCCATCCTTATTTTTTCCGAAATAATTGGTAATATATTCCGCCCTTTTATCTTTTCCTAATTGCAACAGTTTTAATACGAAATCCGTCGCAGGACATCCTACTTCCCTGCCGCTAACCTGCCCATTGGCAATCGCAATGACGGAGTGCTCCAAATTCCGCATATCATGCAGCACAACTTCGCATTGATCGCCTAACACCTCCCCAAGAAAAGCTACCAATTTTTCGTACATGACTAATGTATTATTGGTGTCCATTTACTATTTCCCTCTTTTCAAATTACAAAAGCCATTTTTTATTATTTTATTATAACGATAATATATTTTCAAGTTAATACTCTGCATTATTTTTCAAAATTATTTTAGATAAAAGCCCAGTTATATGTTTGTTAAATTAATTTAAATCGGTAATATGTTAAATTTTATTGTATTTTTAGATTGTTATTTTATTATTAATATGATAACATATTATTATGAGGTTGGCTTTATATATATTGTATGTTATTTTTTATCCCCTACCAACCATCTGTTTTTTTTAGTTTATTTTTAAGGAGGGATTTAACTATGGAAGGGTTTCAAGCGTTTTTGACCACTACTCCTGTTTTCGCTCTATTTGTTCTCTGTGCCGTCTATGCTATCGGTGAATTTGTAGGCACTTTCACTAAGGCATGGATACCTTCCGTGTTTGTTGTCGCCATTTTATTTTTAATAGGCTATTGGACAGTCTTTCCTAAAAACATCGTTACGCTTGGCGGGTTAGGCGCTCCTTTAGGAGGAATCATCGCTATTCTGTTGTGTGTAACGCATATGGGGACTGCGATCAGCCTTAAAGAACTGGCCGGTCAATGGAAAATTATTTTAGTCTGCCTCGCAGGTCTTGCAGGGATGATCATCCTTTGTCTCGCATTGGCCGTATTTAACCTCGTTGATTTCAACTATATCGTCGCCGGTCTGCCCCCGCTTACGGGAGGTATTGTTGCCGCTACCATGATGCAAACTGCCGCACAAGAGCTGGGCTTAGAAAAAGCGGCCATTTTAGCAATTTGCATGTACGTATGCCAAGGTTTTGCCGGCTATCCTTTAACCGCCGTAATGTTGAAAAAAGAAGGAAAGCGTTTGCTAAAGGGATATAGAAACGGCGAAATCACCGCAGCAACCACGATTGGCAATATCGACGAAACGAATGGTAAGTTTTCCGTCACTGAAGAAATGACTCACAAAAAGCTCTTCCCCTCTATTCCGGACAAATACTATTCCGTCACCTATTCCTTAGCTACCATGTGCCTGATCGCTACACTCTCCATCGTAGTGAGTGCCTGGACAAGGACATTTATGGGAGCCTATGCCATTAACGCGGCTGTATTAGCGTTAGTATTCGGCATTTTGGCAACGGAATTAGGATTTTTGCGTCCCAATATTTTAATGAAAAACGGATGTTTTAATTTCCTTATGTTCGCTTTAATGATTTTTATATTCTCAGGATTAAGCGGAGCTACGCCTGAACTTTTATCCGAAATTTTAGGACCAATGGTCACCATCATTGTCGTCGGCGTAATTGGCATGATCATACTTTCCGTTCTTGCAAGCAGGTTTTTAAAGATCAGCCCATATATCGCCGTAGCAACAAGTTTAACGGCGTTATATGGCTTCCCGCCAAACTATGTATTAACAGATGAATGCACTACTGCACTGGCTGAAACGCCTGAAGAAAAAGCATTCTTGATGGACAAAATGTTACCTCAGATGATTGTCGGCGGGTTCGTAACGGTTACAATCACGTCCGTAATCATTGCCTCCATTTTTATTCCCTTGTTGCAAAAATAAAATACGTACGCTTGAAAGGAGTGCTTCTCGATGAATTTCAAAGATCTATCCGAACAGTTGGAACAATACATTATCGAAAGGCGCCGATATTTCCATGCTCACCCCGAACTTTCTTTCGAAGAAGTAAATACGACAAAAGAAATTGCTAAAGAGTTGACAGCCATGGGATTGGACGTTCACGTCTATCCAGATTACCCCGGTTGCTGGGCTCTGATTAAGGGCGGTAAAGCGACGCCAAAGAGCAAGACGGTCGCTTTACGTGCCGATATTGATGCGTTGCCGGTAGAAGAACATACAGGACTTCCCTTTGCAAGTGAAAACAAAGGGGTCATGCATGCTTGCGGGCACGATTGCCACATAGCCATGTTACTCGGCGGAGTCAAAATGTTACTGTCGCATAAAGCTGAATTGGCCGGCAATGTGAAAATTATTTTCCAAGCTGCAGAAGAATCCTGCTATGGCGCTCGATACTACATAGAAAACGGATTTCTGGACGACGTGGACGCAATATACGGAACACATATATGGGGAGATTTTGATTCACCGTATATGAATTTCGACAACGGCCCGAGAATGGCCAGTTGCGACAATTTCCAAATTATCGTTGAAGGAAAGTCCGCACATGGTTCCGCGCCTCATCAAGGAACAGATGCAATTGTAACGGCTGCCGACATTATCAGCCAAATACAAACTCTGGTGGCAAGGAAAAACAATCCCATTAATCCCCTGGTTATCACTATCGGAGAGATTACCGGCGGACAACGTTTCAATATTATTGCTAACAAAGTAACCATGAAAGGAACGATCCGTACACATTCAAAAGAAGTGCGCGAAAGCGTTGAAGGCTGGATTCGCAACTTGATCGAAAATATTGCCAAAGCCCATGAAGCAAAGGCGACATTGCTATACGAACCATATTTAATTCCTGTCATTAATGAACACGAAATGTTAAACGGTATTGCAGAAAAAGCGGCCATTAAATTATTCGGAAAAGAAGCCCTAGGCCCTCTCGCCAAAATGATGGGAAGCGAAGATTTCGCCCTTTACATGGAAAAGGTCCCGGGAATATTCGGCTTCGTCGGCGCCAGAAACGCCGCTTTGGGAATTGTTGAAAAGAATCATAACGACCGCTTCACCGTTGATGAAAGCGTGCTCAAACGAGGAGCCGCCATGTACGCCCAATTCGCCTATGACTATTTGGAAGCGATGACATCATCCAACTTATAAAACGGTATCTATTCAGAAGGGAGGCATTCGATGTCCTTAAAAGACACTTTGGGAGATTACTCAGCGTATATTCAAAACATAAGAAGGGAGTTTCATCAATATCCCGAGTTAAGCATGCAAGAAGTGAAAACGACAAAGAGGATCGCGGAAAAACTCGAAGAATTGAAAATTCCCCATGAAATC from Megasphaera vaginalis (ex Bordigoni et al. 2020) includes these protein-coding regions:
- a CDS encoding MarR family winged helix-turn-helix transcriptional regulator — protein: MDYNQCINFLLTVAQHEVFLTFSENLSHFGITPGQYGVLACLWRDGSLTPKEIAQNLRVENSTISGVLDRMQKRGLIDRVLDPNNRRSIRVEVTPEGLKIKDAVLQCIEELNDDVLKDFSVEDREKLVELLSRVGNAAVSFKAE
- a CDS encoding 2-hydroxyacid dehydrogenase — encoded protein: MTDKTIVLISGPINKHVLPPLERDGRFEIRKPEKGLHFTAEELKSKISDAQILIVAYQSVITREILSAGERLGLVIQPFVGYENVDVDACTALGIPFCNTASIGTEAVAELGMALVFAAYRNLPQNCAYAKSGGWQRRGAAPFLFGQTVGGSVMGILGLGHIGLRLAELAQGCGMTVLYHNRRRHEAAESAGMTWVTTDELYKAADIVADVLPLTAETKHFVDRAAFRKMKDSALFLNIGRGDTVDTTALTEALRTGEIAKAALDVIDIEPLPPQHALYQMDNVIITPHIGGMTRQSWAAKGNGTAANIISFCNGQGVRDCVNGRALGIRENKKVRL
- a CDS encoding pyridoxamine 5'-phosphate oxidase family protein — its product is MRRKDRELSAEEGMAILRDGEYGVLSTQGDKYPYGVPMSYVTDGKAIYLHGAAARGLRSRNMEAHETVSFTVVGATEVLPAAFSTNYSSVIVFGRATRIEGEEKRKALQLFVAKYSPAFREEGARYIEKAAAATGVYKITIDFLTARSRR
- a CDS encoding pyridoxamine 5'-phosphate oxidase family protein codes for the protein MFREMRRKRQLLSEAETVAVMERGTAGVLALLDQDGYTYAVPLSYVYNRAEKRIFFHSATSGHKLEAIAHHQKVSFCVIDQDQIVPEELTTYFRSAIAFGEIYAVTDEAAKVAALKLLGAKYLPSDPVRVMQSVEKSLAAVTILAMTVEKLSGKEAIELVRAKAAKGR
- a CDS encoding FAD-binding oxidoreductase: MNYTKVTENIAAQLRTIVGEKNVWTDVEAMQPYGHDEVTDPAYHHLPEAVVFPQTTEEVAAVVILANEHHFPIVPRGAGTGLACGAVPSCGGIVLSLEKMNAIEEINEDALYAVVQPGVRTADLQRAAEEKGLFYAGDPCSGDSCQIGGNIATNAGGNRAVKYGTTRHQVYAVEVVTPLGKIVELGARLKKQSTGYCLDQLIIGSEGTLGIITKATLKLLPKPKYTLDILAVFDSVDAAIGIVSKIDKAGITPTCVEFMDNITIKSVERFLGEPLQGSAQGNYLIIEVEGKDEDDLDDKALFLDALCSENGASAVLVADSARIWKARKAFAEAVRAESRNVCKEDVVVPVDQEPALLATILKLARKYGLITRIASHVGDGNIHLNILKNEELSYDQWNEQVEKNQQELYTAIYRLGGRLSGEHGIGFKRKHLMKAFTNPDELDMMKAVKRALDPNYILNPGKIFDLDI
- a CDS encoding serine dehydratase subunit alpha family protein: MMTNERWQKMIAVIKSDVVPATGCTEPISLAFAAATAARYLGEDVISVKARVSANLMKNGMGVMVPGTGRPGLVIAAAVGALGGDADAGLQVLRQLSASVVEQGMMMVDNGAVTVGVNKETDHVLYAEACVYGEKHYVKAVIVDDHTNILSIEKDGEVIFSAAAQDNGEGDDKKAFLHTLSVKEILAFAEQAPLEEIRFIKEAEDLNDALSKEGLTGKYGLKIGRTLQDAQESGMTGKDLQNEILIRTVAASDARMGGAAYPAMTNSGSGNQGIAVTEPVTVVADYLHADEETRLRALILASMTAIYIHGYLPKLSAFCATVTAAMGAAAGMAWLLDREHGLERIGQVICSMTGDVAGMICDGAANSCSMKVSTAVSAAYKATVLALNGTRVSGDDGLVANDVEESIRNIGLLASKGMQQTDDEVLDIMLHKNQGDRRQ
- a CDS encoding helix-turn-helix transcriptional regulator is translated as MDTNNTLVMYEKLVAFLGEVLGDQCEVVLHDMRNLEHSVIAIANGQVSGREVGCPATDFVLKLLQLGKDKRAEYITNYFGKNKDGQILRSSSYFIHDDAGKVLGVLCINYNLQEYLRVRDALDNAFLLKRDKQSKMVIHSASENNLLTVISENLSQTADETIDSIISKELMQYAVDPKRFSQKERLAVVKNLYDNGLFLLKGGIGALAKRLGVSEPTVYRYINTVKNG
- a CDS encoding amidohydrolase, translating into MNFKDLSEQLEQYIIERRRYFHAHPELSFEEVNTTKEIAKELTAMGLDVHVYPDYPGCWALIKGGKATPKSKTVALRADIDALPVEEHTGLPFASENKGVMHACGHDCHIAMLLGGVKMLLSHKAELAGNVKIIFQAAEESCYGARYYIENGFLDDVDAIYGTHIWGDFDSPYMNFDNGPRMASCDNFQIIVEGKSAHGSAPHQGTDAIVTAADIISQIQTLVARKNNPINPLVITIGEITGGQRFNIIANKVTMKGTIRTHSKEVRESVEGWIRNLIENIAKAHEAKATLLYEPYLIPVINEHEMLNGIAEKAAIKLFGKEALGPLAKMMGSEDFALYMEKVPGIFGFVGARNAALGIVEKNHNDRFTVDESVLKRGAAMYAQFAYDYLEAMTSSNL